Proteins co-encoded in one Mycobacterium mantenii genomic window:
- a CDS encoding transglycosylase SLT domain-containing protein has translation MTDPLKAQAVAALSRAHKLFGEPATGDGIGDAPAHTQARADATWHGTARLPGAAAARSGTAIRRLSRLSHTDRALEQIITDARADHAHGRAATRATLEDALADATPAIDTPMGRREALARMAARLRTQHRRVAGSRRRARLLARRLRRLHYLQRRSMHSNQPNGRPAVLAAIRKALDIKGIHDRAARARWERGMDLVARRESDYDASAVNDWDSNAARGTPSKGAWQFIAPTFAAYHQPGTSRDIHNLVAQACAFINYAMGRYGVAADASNLADRIQQADPHRAPKGY, from the coding sequence GTGACCGATCCCCTGAAAGCGCAAGCGGTCGCGGCGTTGTCTCGCGCCCACAAGCTGTTCGGGGAGCCAGCGACGGGCGACGGCATCGGTGACGCACCGGCGCACACGCAGGCGCGCGCCGACGCGACATGGCATGGGACCGCCCGGTTGCCAGGGGCGGCGGCGGCGCGGTCGGGCACCGCAATAAGACGCCTAAGTCGGTTGTCCCACACCGACCGGGCGCTGGAACAAATCATCACCGACGCCCGCGCCGACCACGCCCACGGCCGCGCGGCGACAAGGGCAACCCTGGAAGACGCGTTGGCAGACGCAACCCCGGCCATCGACACGCCGATGGGCCGCCGCGAGGCCCTTGCCCGCATGGCCGCCCGGCTGCGGACTCAGCATCGGCGCGTCGCCGGATCTCGCCGACGGGCACGGCTGCTCGCGCGCAGGCTGCGGCGCTTGCACTACCTACAAAGGCGGTCGATGCACAGCAACCAGCCAAACGGTCGCCCAGCGGTGCTGGCGGCCATCCGTAAAGCCCTGGACATCAAGGGCATTCACGACCGGGCGGCGCGCGCCCGCTGGGAACGCGGCATGGACCTGGTGGCTCGCCGCGAATCCGACTACGACGCAAGCGCGGTCAACGACTGGGATTCCAACGCAGCGCGGGGCACCCCGAGCAAGGGTGCCTGGCAATTCATCGCGCCGACCTTCGCGGCCTATCACCAGCCGGGAACCTCGCGCGACATCCACAATCTGGTGGCGCAGGCGTGCGCGTTCATCAACTATGCGATGGGCCGCTACGGGGTTGCCGCCGATGCGTCGAATTTGGCTGATCGGATTCAGCAGGCCGATCCTCACCGAGCGCCCAAGGGGTACTGA
- a CDS encoding pullulanase, translating to MDYCLAGDDGAAIWHGQPDLDLDHDGRFDSIGLDFDHDGLRDDALADLDGDGLVDHAVLDLDNDGTPEAYFTDDGSGTWAVAMDRGGQLRWFGLDGVEHTGGPLVDFDGHGRPDARLVDTDGDGLADRVLRSDENGVTGYVDTDGDGKWNVRLTDSDGDGLADGASPL from the coding sequence ATGGATTACTGTCTCGCCGGCGACGACGGCGCCGCCATTTGGCATGGGCAACCCGATCTCGATCTCGATCACGACGGCCGCTTCGACTCGATCGGGCTGGATTTCGACCACGACGGACTGCGCGATGACGCACTCGCGGATCTCGACGGCGACGGCCTCGTTGATCACGCCGTGCTGGACCTCGACAACGACGGCACACCCGAGGCCTACTTCACCGACGACGGATCCGGGACGTGGGCGGTGGCCATGGACCGCGGCGGTCAATTGCGCTGGTTCGGGCTGGACGGTGTCGAACACACCGGCGGCCCGCTGGTCGACTTCGACGGGCACGGGCGCCCGGACGCCCGCCTCGTCGATACCGACGGCGACGGCCTCGCCGACCGCGTCCTGCGGTCCGACGAAAACGGCGTGACCGGTTACGTCGATACCGACGGCGACGGCAAATGGAATGTCCGGCTGACCGACTCTGACGGTGACGGTCTCGCCGACGGCGCGAGCCCCCTGTGA
- the eccCa gene encoding type VII secretion protein EccCa, whose translation MSKKAFPINRVKIEPPKPVRVAPSAPIALPEREPRNIWVMIGVPALIVALIGTIVMLYVSGVRSLTTGFFPLMGIGAFSMLAFSGRFGRARKITWGEMEKGRRRYLRELDANRDEIQTAVCAQREWQNSVHSDPRGLGAIIGGPRMWERGRGDADFLEVRLGTGVQHAPDSVLSVTWPDIASDEELEPVTGQALRDFILEQRKIRDIAKVVNLRSAPGFSFVGDDLDRLRSLMRSVLCSLAVFHNPRDVKLMVVTRNPEAWSWIVWLPHNLHDELFDACGFRRLVFATPEELEEALGVELHMKGKRGAWTPLAAASPTAMGSTLETGTNTVDLGPHLVIVDDNTGSPDAWESVVGQVGKAGITLLRVASRVGTGVGFANDQVFNLSERHSAPSGSVNGDITLHRNGSDADGEDNRPAPLLRVNNKFFAHADQLSVHRAYRYARAMARWSPTSRSEIADSVSGATELLRALGISDPRDLDVDRLWAERRGRGDERWCEVPVGAKPNGELQNITIRAKDFGGFGFHSVVIGTSGSGKSEFFLSLVYGIALTHSPETFNVIFVDMKFESAAQDILGIPHVVAALSNLGKDERHLAERMRRVIDGEIKQRYELFTSVGARDANDYEEIRLAGRDLPPVPVLLVIVDEYLELFANHEKWINLIIHIGQEGRGANVFFMLGGQRLDLSSLQKVKSNIAFRIALRAESGDDSREVIGSDAAYHLPSKENGFGLLKVGPRDLEPFRCFYLSAPFVVPKTKEVATTVDMTLTKPRLYNWQFQPLDASDATALEAAAAVDAEPDEFLYYDDGFKRKKIVDVLRESLREVPHRSPRRPWLEPLEEPESIDALVAGYRGKPWHVDYGRNAGLMFPVGVMDIPEESKQIVHAVDALRSNVIVVGAKQRGKTTTLMTLMCSAATMYSPSRVTFFCIGGATLAQAASLPHVTDIVSPKDAEGIERILSSMDALIDAREDSFRRLKIDLDGFRERRFAPGSDGLGGTDANDPFGDVFVVVDDYDDLYSKDTVLGDRIISLSSRGPEYGVHVMCSAGGWIHGQRQSLLQNATARIQLRLADPSESQMGHSSLESRDAARRTLNRPGFGLTDSLHELRVGVPALTDASTGAMVSIVDVGARIAEVAGVTKHATLQRLPQRVALKAILEYEAAHPTAPQFQDLAISFAIGERHELGPVPIKLRESPGLMILGRQGCGKTMSLVAIGEAIMNRFSPEEAQLTLIDPKTAPHGLRDLHGPGYVRAYAYDQDEIDEVVTTLAQQVLLPRLPPKGLSQEELRALKPWEGPRHFVLIDDIQDLRPDQSYPPKPPVGAALWKLMERARQIGLHVFTTRNSANWATLQMDPWMRFQNSAKVAQLYMDNDPQNRINRNVRAQTLPPGRGLLVSVDGDVEGVLVGLPSSVIPPQQ comes from the coding sequence ATGTCCAAGAAAGCTTTCCCCATCAACCGCGTCAAGATCGAGCCGCCGAAACCGGTGCGGGTGGCACCCAGCGCACCGATCGCGCTGCCGGAACGCGAGCCACGCAACATCTGGGTGATGATCGGGGTGCCGGCGCTGATCGTGGCGCTCATCGGCACCATCGTCATGCTCTACGTCTCCGGCGTGCGCAGCCTGACCACCGGCTTCTTCCCCCTGATGGGCATCGGCGCCTTCAGCATGCTTGCCTTCTCCGGCCGTTTCGGGCGCGCGCGCAAGATCACCTGGGGCGAAATGGAAAAGGGCCGTCGCCGCTATCTGCGTGAGCTCGACGCCAACCGTGATGAGATCCAGACCGCGGTGTGTGCGCAACGCGAATGGCAGAACTCCGTGCACTCCGACCCCCGCGGGCTCGGGGCCATCATCGGCGGCCCGCGGATGTGGGAGCGCGGACGCGGCGACGCGGACTTCCTCGAGGTGCGTCTCGGCACGGGCGTGCAGCACGCACCGGACTCGGTGCTGTCGGTGACCTGGCCCGACATTGCCTCCGATGAGGAGCTCGAACCCGTCACCGGACAGGCGCTGCGCGATTTCATCTTGGAACAGCGCAAGATTCGCGATATTGCCAAGGTGGTCAACCTGCGCTCGGCACCCGGCTTCAGCTTCGTCGGCGACGACCTGGACCGGCTGCGCTCGTTGATGCGCTCGGTGCTGTGCTCGCTGGCGGTGTTCCATAATCCGCGTGACGTCAAGCTGATGGTGGTGACCCGAAATCCCGAGGCGTGGTCGTGGATCGTCTGGCTGCCGCACAACCTGCACGACGAGTTGTTCGACGCCTGCGGGTTTCGGCGCCTCGTCTTCGCCACCCCCGAGGAACTCGAAGAGGCGCTGGGCGTCGAGCTGCACATGAAGGGCAAGCGCGGCGCGTGGACACCGCTGGCCGCGGCCAGTCCCACCGCGATGGGCTCGACACTGGAAACCGGCACGAACACGGTCGATCTGGGCCCGCACCTGGTGATCGTGGACGACAACACCGGCAGCCCCGACGCGTGGGAGAGCGTGGTGGGGCAGGTCGGCAAGGCGGGAATCACGCTGCTGCGCGTCGCCTCCCGGGTCGGCACCGGCGTGGGCTTCGCCAACGACCAGGTGTTCAACCTCAGCGAACGCCACAGCGCACCCAGCGGCTCGGTCAACGGCGACATCACCCTGCACCGGAACGGCTCCGACGCCGACGGCGAGGACAATCGCCCGGCTCCACTGCTGCGCGTAAATAACAAGTTCTTCGCCCACGCCGACCAGCTCTCCGTACACCGCGCCTACCGCTACGCCCGGGCGATGGCCCGGTGGTCACCGACCAGCCGCAGCGAGATCGCCGACTCCGTCAGCGGCGCAACCGAATTGCTGCGCGCCCTGGGCATCAGCGACCCCCGGGACCTGGACGTCGACCGGTTGTGGGCCGAGCGTCGGGGCCGCGGCGACGAGCGCTGGTGCGAGGTCCCGGTCGGGGCCAAACCCAACGGCGAGCTGCAGAACATCACCATCCGCGCAAAAGACTTCGGCGGCTTCGGGTTCCACTCCGTGGTCATCGGCACCAGCGGCTCGGGTAAGTCGGAGTTCTTCCTGTCGCTGGTCTACGGCATCGCGCTGACGCACTCCCCAGAGACGTTCAACGTCATCTTCGTCGACATGAAGTTCGAGTCGGCGGCGCAGGATATCCTGGGCATCCCCCACGTGGTGGCCGCGCTGTCGAACCTCGGCAAGGACGAACGGCACCTGGCGGAGCGGATGCGCAGGGTCATCGACGGTGAGATCAAGCAGCGCTACGAGCTGTTCACCTCGGTGGGCGCCCGCGACGCCAACGACTACGAAGAGATCCGGCTGGCCGGACGCGACCTGCCGCCGGTGCCGGTCCTGCTCGTCATCGTCGACGAGTACCTGGAACTGTTCGCCAACCACGAGAAGTGGATCAACCTGATCATCCACATCGGCCAGGAAGGCCGCGGAGCCAACGTCTTCTTCATGCTGGGCGGCCAGCGACTGGACCTGTCCTCCCTGCAAAAGGTCAAGTCCAACATAGCCTTCCGCATCGCGTTACGCGCCGAGTCCGGTGACGACAGCCGCGAGGTGATCGGCTCGGACGCCGCCTACCACCTGCCGTCGAAGGAAAACGGTTTCGGTCTGCTCAAGGTGGGTCCGCGCGATCTCGAACCGTTCCGGTGCTTCTACCTCTCCGCCCCGTTCGTCGTGCCCAAGACCAAGGAGGTCGCCACCACCGTCGACATGACGCTGACCAAGCCGCGGCTGTACAACTGGCAGTTCCAGCCGCTGGACGCCTCCGACGCCACGGCATTGGAGGCGGCCGCCGCCGTCGACGCCGAACCCGACGAATTCCTGTACTACGACGACGGTTTCAAGCGGAAGAAGATCGTCGACGTGCTGCGGGAGTCGCTGCGCGAGGTGCCGCACCGCTCACCGCGCCGGCCGTGGTTGGAGCCGCTGGAGGAGCCCGAGTCCATCGACGCGCTGGTCGCGGGATACCGGGGCAAGCCATGGCACGTCGACTATGGGCGCAACGCGGGGCTGATGTTCCCGGTGGGTGTGATGGACATCCCCGAAGAGTCCAAGCAGATCGTGCACGCGGTGGATGCGTTGCGCAGCAACGTGATCGTGGTGGGGGCCAAGCAGCGGGGCAAGACGACCACACTGATGACGCTGATGTGTTCGGCGGCAACGATGTACAGCCCCTCGCGCGTGACGTTCTTCTGCATCGGCGGTGCGACGCTGGCCCAGGCCGCCTCGCTGCCCCACGTCACCGACATCGTGTCGCCCAAAGACGCCGAGGGCATCGAGCGCATTTTGAGCAGCATGGACGCCCTGATCGACGCCCGCGAGGATTCGTTCCGGCGCCTCAAGATCGACCTCGACGGCTTCCGCGAGCGCCGCTTCGCGCCGGGCAGCGACGGCCTGGGCGGCACGGACGCCAACGACCCGTTCGGCGATGTGTTCGTGGTGGTCGACGACTACGACGACCTGTACTCGAAAGATACGGTGCTGGGCGATCGCATCATCTCGTTGAGTAGCCGCGGCCCGGAATACGGGGTGCACGTGATGTGCAGCGCCGGTGGCTGGATTCACGGCCAGCGGCAGAGCCTGCTGCAAAACGCCACGGCGCGAATCCAATTGCGGCTGGCCGACCCGAGCGAAAGCCAGATGGGGCACTCGTCGCTCGAGTCGCGGGACGCGGCCCGGCGGACGCTGAACCGGCCCGGCTTCGGTCTGACCGACAGCTTGCACGAGCTGCGGGTCGGTGTGCCAGCACTGACCGATGCCAGCACCGGCGCGATGGTCAGCATCGTCGACGTCGGCGCCCGCATCGCGGAGGTCGCCGGCGTCACCAAGCACGCCACCCTGCAACGCTTGCCGCAGCGGGTGGCGCTCAAGGCGATTCTGGAGTACGAGGCCGCTCACCCCACCGCGCCTCAGTTCCAGGACCTCGCGATCAGCTTCGCCATCGGCGAGCGTCACGAACTGGGTCCGGTCCCCATCAAGCTGCGCGAGAGTCCCGGGTTGATGATCTTGGGCCGGCAAGGCTGCGGAAAAACCATGTCGCTGGTCGCCATTGGCGAGGCGATCATGAACCGATTCAGCCCCGAGGAAGCGCAGCTGACGCTGATCGACCCGAAGACCGCGCCACACGGTCTGCGCGATCTGCACGGACCCGGATACGTGCGCGCGTACGCCTACGACCAGGACGAGATCGACGAGGTGGTCACCACGCTGGCGCAGCAGGTCCTGCTACCCCGGCTGCCCCCTAAAGGCCTGAGCCAGGAGGAGTTGCGCGCGCTCAAGCCGTGGGAAGGCCCGCGGCATTTCGTGCTCATCGACGACATCCAGGACCTGCGCCCGGATCAGAGCTACCCGCCCAAGCCGCCAGTGGGCGCGGCGTTGTGGAAGCTGATGGAACGTGCGCGGCAGATCGGCTTGCACGTCTTCACCACTCGCAACAGCGCGAACTGGGCCACGTTGCAAATGGATCCGTGGATGCGGTTCCAGAATTCGGCGAAAGTGGCTCAGCTATATATGGACAACGATCCGCAGAACCGGATCAACCGAAACGTCCGGGCCCAGACACTGCCGCCGGGGCGTGGCCTGCTGGTCAGCGTCGACGGCGACGTCGAGGGCGTTCTGGTCGGGCTGCCGTCGTCGGTCATACCGCCACAGCAGTAA
- a CDS encoding DUF5631 domain-containing protein: MERAAGSTAGQAGAGSSTMAGASAASAATGATAGAVSARTAEQRRLQRLVDAVARQEPRLSWAAGLRDDGVTTLLVTDLAGGWIPPHVRLPAHITLLEPTARRHDANVVDLLGAITVAAAHHANTYVAEPGPDEPALSGDRPARSAAPEVDELGPTLVDAVRRRDGLPRIAQAVAAPAVRKTGVLESETAMLRECAAEIQHSVLAAYPNHDPTVVGDWMLLAAIEALIDGHEYLANYHLAWFDAIGHRSRS; this comes from the coding sequence GTGGAAAGGGCCGCCGGATCTACCGCGGGTCAGGCCGGTGCCGGCTCCTCGACGATGGCCGGCGCGTCGGCAGCGTCTGCGGCAACTGGGGCCACCGCTGGGGCGGTCTCCGCCAGAACGGCCGAACAACGGCGGCTGCAGCGACTCGTCGACGCGGTGGCACGTCAAGAGCCGCGGCTGTCGTGGGCGGCTGGGCTACGCGACGACGGCGTCACCACGCTGCTGGTCACCGACCTCGCCGGCGGGTGGATTCCGCCCCACGTCCGGCTGCCCGCCCACATAACACTGCTCGAGCCGACGGCGCGACGCCATGACGCCAACGTGGTGGACTTGCTCGGCGCGATCACGGTCGCGGCCGCCCACCACGCCAACACTTATGTCGCCGAACCGGGTCCCGACGAGCCCGCACTCAGCGGTGATCGGCCTGCCCGCTCGGCCGCGCCTGAAGTCGATGAGCTTGGGCCCACTCTGGTGGATGCCGTGCGCCGTCGGGACGGGCTGCCTCGGATCGCACAGGCTGTCGCGGCGCCCGCGGTGCGAAAAACCGGCGTCCTCGAAAGCGAAACCGCGATGTTGCGCGAATGCGCCGCAGAAATCCAGCATTCGGTACTAGCGGCCTATCCCAATCATGACCCAACGGTGGTCGGAGACTGGATGCTTTTGGCGGCCATCGAAGCCCTGATCGACGGCCATGAATACCTTGCGAATTATCACCTCGCGTGGTTTGACGCGATCGGTCATCGGAGTCGTTCGTAG
- the eccB gene encoding type VII secretion protein EccB, whose protein sequence is MPLSLSNRDQNSGHLFYNRRLRAATTRFSVRMKHDDRKQTAALALSILLVAIAAGWMLLLNVLKPTGIVGDSAIIGDRDSGALYARIDGRLYPALNLTSARLATGTANQPTWVKPAEIAKYPTGPLIGIPGAPAAMPVHRGATSAWAVCDTAGRPRSPERPVVTSIAGPLDGFDRATPLSDDAGVLVTFEGNTLVIWGGKRSQIDPSNRAITLSLGLDPGVTLPVEISRALYDALPATEPLGVPAVPLAGTPSTWVSGSQVGAVLQAQTASGGKQFYVLLPDGVQKVTSFVADLLRSANSYGSTAPRVVTPDVLVNIPEVNSLAVDYYPTRRLNFVDTAADPTTCVGWEKGSTDPQARVVVYNGRGLPSPSYMDNRIVHLVRDDRDPASVVANQVLVLPGAANFVTSTSGVVTSDSRESLFWVSDNGVRFGITNDDTTLRALGLDPGSAVQAPWPLLRTFAAGPALSRESALLARDTVPALGKVAVVTTSAKPGG, encoded by the coding sequence ATGCCGCTGAGTTTGTCTAACCGCGACCAGAACTCTGGGCACCTGTTTTACAACCGGCGGCTGCGCGCGGCGACCACCCGCTTCTCGGTACGCATGAAACACGATGACCGCAAGCAGACCGCCGCGCTGGCGCTGTCGATTCTCCTGGTGGCCATCGCCGCGGGCTGGATGCTACTCCTCAACGTCCTGAAACCGACTGGCATCGTGGGTGATTCGGCTATCATCGGCGACCGCGACTCCGGAGCGCTCTACGCCAGGATCGACGGCCGGCTCTACCCGGCGCTGAATCTGACGTCCGCGCGGTTGGCGACGGGCACCGCGAACCAGCCGACGTGGGTGAAACCCGCTGAGATAGCGAAGTATCCGACTGGGCCCCTGATCGGCATCCCGGGAGCACCGGCGGCGATGCCGGTCCACCGGGGTGCGACGTCGGCGTGGGCGGTATGTGACACTGCGGGACGCCCGCGCAGCCCGGAGCGGCCGGTGGTGACTTCGATCGCCGGTCCGCTCGACGGATTCGACCGCGCCACCCCCCTGAGCGACGACGCCGGGGTGCTGGTGACGTTCGAGGGCAACACCTTGGTCATCTGGGGCGGCAAGCGCTCGCAGATCGATCCGTCCAACCGGGCGATCACGCTCAGCCTGGGACTCGACCCGGGAGTGACGCTGCCGGTGGAGATTTCGCGGGCGCTGTACGACGCGCTGCCCGCGACCGAACCGCTCGGTGTCCCCGCGGTGCCGCTGGCGGGCACGCCGTCGACGTGGGTCTCGGGCTCCCAGGTCGGCGCGGTGTTGCAGGCCCAGACCGCCAGCGGCGGCAAGCAGTTCTATGTGTTGTTGCCCGACGGGGTGCAAAAGGTCACCAGCTTCGTCGCCGACCTGTTGCGCAGCGCCAACTCGTACGGCTCGACGGCCCCGCGCGTGGTGACGCCCGACGTGTTGGTCAACATCCCCGAAGTGAACTCGCTAGCGGTGGACTACTACCCGACCAGGCGCTTGAATTTCGTTGACACTGCAGCCGATCCGACCACCTGCGTCGGCTGGGAGAAGGGCTCGACAGATCCGCAGGCACGCGTCGTGGTCTACAACGGGCGCGGCCTGCCCTCGCCGTCGTACATGGACAACCGCATAGTCCACCTGGTGCGTGACGACCGCGACCCGGCGTCGGTGGTGGCCAACCAGGTGCTGGTGTTGCCGGGCGCGGCCAACTTCGTCACGTCGACGAGCGGCGTGGTCACCTCCGACTCCCGGGAATCGTTGTTCTGGGTTTCCGACAACGGGGTGCGGTTCGGCATCACCAACGACGACACGACGTTACGCGCACTCGGGCTCGATCCGGGCTCGGCGGTGCAGGCGCCGTGGCCGTTGCTGCGAACCTTCGCGGCGGGCCCGGCACTGTCAAGGGAATCGGCGCTCTTGGCGCGGGACACCGTCCCGGCGCTCGGCAAGGTGGCTGTGGTGACGACATCGGCGAAGCCGGGAGGCTAG
- a CDS encoding DUF2563 family protein, producing the protein MFVDTELLHSGGNQSHRAGGHAQEGADQLAGGTVASGMFGDFDAANAFHSAVAAAHGQHVKTLQGHSETLTGVGTKAHHAATGFTNMDSHNAAEMQALRPSSGSSTQNV; encoded by the coding sequence ATGTTCGTCGATACGGAGCTATTGCACTCCGGAGGCAACCAGTCCCACCGCGCGGGTGGCCACGCCCAGGAGGGGGCCGATCAGCTGGCGGGAGGGACCGTGGCATCGGGGATGTTCGGAGACTTCGACGCGGCCAACGCCTTTCACAGTGCGGTCGCCGCCGCGCACGGGCAGCACGTCAAAACCCTGCAGGGGCACAGTGAGACGCTGACCGGTGTTGGCACCAAGGCCCACCACGCCGCCACCGGGTTCACCAATATGGACAGCCATAACGCCGCTGAAATGCAGGCGTTGCGACCGAGTTCCGGATCGTCGACACAGAACGTCTGA
- a CDS encoding putative alpha/beta hydrolase, translating into MLLRHLSVPFLVAEAGGDPWSVNASLQAGRPAQISALAQAFRDAGVSTVEAGVAFEAARRRFDAAWNHQNGGRPFNDDAEVRRVTRSLGLQTSQLPRIAIDLENVAAALAEAQRTSAWYIGALQYDLEAIDNEMCEALADDDHCAVEDLRAEAVAETRAIAFLLRQIRDRYAASLAAGLGALRTDGADPAEIRGVDELSIPPPDSGPEAAKRWWDSLSADQQHLLIDQHPHELGNLNGILAEVRDTVNQAALKDDLRKVEDVARQRGLDPAALRDSALSDRDSEIFTTPGDYGLCATDITRYQNAVKTNDFLERAKGSDATIMLWAYDPLAFNGKGRAAIAIGNPDKSRNTAVVVPGTNSSVRGGWMSDGTDDAINLYEQSSKADPNQPTAVLAWMGYDAPEFGNPHWEQAVTDPSKLEEVGTPWRARQAGALLAADVNGLSATHDGPVHVTVLGHSYGSTTVADAFAHSGMRANDAVLTGCPGTDLARKAADFHLDGGRLYVGAASTDAISWIGDLGSGLPNGLNEALGGPVGPLAGLGSDPAHAGFGVVRFRAEVAGSHSVMPWFTDHSHYYDVGSEALHNMTEIVTGHGDDLAGEGMLASDRAAARIAIPLQVRTPLGTVSLPHVGIQLPVTVDPEWDRPTRSVTNGHGFR; encoded by the coding sequence ATGCTGCTGCGCCATTTGAGCGTTCCCTTCCTCGTTGCCGAGGCCGGCGGGGATCCGTGGTCGGTCAACGCCAGCTTGCAAGCCGGTCGCCCGGCGCAGATCTCGGCCCTCGCGCAGGCCTTCCGTGACGCCGGGGTAAGCACCGTCGAGGCCGGCGTCGCTTTTGAGGCAGCTCGGCGCCGGTTCGATGCGGCGTGGAATCACCAAAACGGCGGGCGCCCGTTCAACGATGACGCCGAGGTGCGGCGAGTGACCCGGTCGCTGGGGCTGCAGACCTCGCAATTGCCGCGTATAGCAATCGATTTGGAGAACGTTGCCGCGGCGCTGGCCGAGGCGCAGCGAACCTCCGCGTGGTACATCGGCGCGCTGCAATACGACCTCGAAGCCATCGACAACGAGATGTGCGAGGCCCTCGCTGACGACGACCATTGCGCGGTTGAGGATCTGCGCGCGGAGGCGGTCGCCGAAACGAGGGCAATAGCGTTCTTGCTGCGCCAGATCCGTGATCGGTATGCGGCTTCTCTTGCCGCGGGCCTGGGGGCGTTGCGTACGGACGGGGCCGACCCGGCCGAGATTCGAGGCGTCGACGAGTTGTCGATCCCGCCGCCGGACAGCGGCCCCGAGGCGGCCAAAAGGTGGTGGGATTCGTTGAGCGCCGATCAGCAGCACCTATTGATCGATCAACACCCGCACGAGCTGGGCAACCTCAACGGCATCCTGGCCGAAGTGCGCGATACGGTGAACCAGGCGGCTCTGAAGGACGACTTGCGCAAAGTCGAAGACGTCGCCCGTCAGCGCGGGCTGGATCCCGCGGCGCTCCGGGACAGCGCGCTCAGCGATAGGGATAGCGAGATATTCACCACGCCTGGCGATTATGGGCTGTGCGCCACGGACATCACCCGATACCAGAACGCGGTAAAGACCAACGACTTCCTCGAGCGCGCCAAGGGCTCCGACGCAACCATCATGCTGTGGGCGTACGACCCGCTGGCCTTCAACGGCAAGGGCAGGGCGGCCATCGCGATCGGCAACCCGGACAAGTCCCGCAACACGGCGGTCGTAGTGCCGGGCACCAACAGCAGCGTGCGGGGAGGGTGGATGTCTGACGGGACCGACGACGCGATCAACCTCTACGAGCAGTCATCGAAGGCCGACCCTAACCAGCCGACCGCGGTGCTGGCGTGGATGGGTTATGACGCACCCGAATTCGGGAATCCGCATTGGGAACAGGCCGTCACTGATCCATCGAAGTTGGAAGAGGTCGGCACCCCGTGGAGGGCGCGGCAGGCGGGTGCGCTGCTGGCCGCCGACGTCAATGGTCTTAGTGCCACACACGATGGTCCAGTTCATGTCACCGTCCTCGGGCACTCCTACGGGTCCACAACGGTGGCCGACGCATTCGCCCACAGCGGCATGCGCGCCAATGACGCCGTGCTAACCGGTTGCCCGGGAACCGATTTGGCGCGCAAAGCCGCGGACTTTCATCTAGACGGCGGCAGGTTGTATGTTGGCGCCGCATCGACTGATGCGATCAGCTGGATAGGTGACTTGGGCAGCGGGCTTCCAAACGGGCTGAACGAGGCGCTCGGCGGACCGGTTGGCCCCTTAGCCGGGCTGGGCTCCGACCCGGCCCATGCCGGTTTCGGGGTGGTGCGGTTTCGCGCCGAAGTCGCTGGCTCGCACAGCGTCATGCCGTGGTTCACCGACCACTCGCACTACTACGACGTGGGCAGCGAAGCGCTCCACAATATGACCGAGATCGTCACCGGGCATGGCGATGATCTCGCCGGTGAGGGCATGCTGGCGTCCGACCGGGCGGCCGCGCGGATCGCTATTCCTCTTCAGGTCCGCACGCCGTTGGGGACGGTTTCGCTGCCGCATGTCGGGATCCAGCTGCCCGTCACCGTCGACCCGGAGTGGGATCGGCCGACGCGCTCGGTCACCAATGGTCATGGGTTTCGGTGA